A region of the Salvia splendens isolate huo1 chromosome 11, SspV2, whole genome shotgun sequence genome:
taaacatagaaagaaaaaataattatcagTGGAGGAATAATTGcacaaaaatgaaaaggaaagacaattttcgttttctttttgtAATTACTCTTATATATATTGGACCTCGGTAGCACTAAAATTGTGTATGGGATAAAAAGTTGAAGCCAGGCCTAGCTAGCATTGAGCCCCAAATCTACAACGGTGCACGCAAATCTTCTAtggtatatataaataataaagtagtcGTATATGGTTTCAGACTGATTAATCACTCCGAATTTAGTTGTGAATAAATGTGCCTGAGAATAAAAATCTCATGCGAAGCTCCGGAACTTGTTTCGAACTTTACCTAATCTGAGGCTTCGAGTATTGTTTGTAGTGAAAAGATTTCGAAATATATCATCAAATAAATCGAATAAGTTATACATATAAGGTTTGTTTGTCTATGATGTATGATATACATGTAAGTAGGGATTTATAGATAAAGTTTGCCATACAACATTCTTGAGTAGGAACGTAGATATTCCGTCACAAAATAATGCATTTAATTCGTTCAAGATAAATGTCACCCTTTCCTCTTTAGTTTGCCAcaaaatatgtcatattttttataaaatgtgatATCTCCATCCATAATTAGAAGTTCCGATTGCCATTTCAGTCCGTTCGCGATTAAGAGTCTCAgttattttttactataaacaataaatatgtctcacattctactaattcattcaactcatattttttttactaataaaaattGGACTcacattatatattttgttttccaactatatttatttatacGGAGTATTTCCTAAAACTCTgctgaatttaaataaaattcctaaaaacaGACATTTATGGGCCGGAGTACAAAATTTTTTTGGAATTAATGACTGAAGAGGAAATATGTGACAACAAATACATAAGTAGGTAATCAAGAAAAAACACAATTTGGTCGAGTTTAAGtttgaaaatattttccaaaaccACGccaaatatttttcattttcttctgtACTTTCACAAATAATCCCAACCAATCACTCATGTCAACTCAACTAATCAAGATCAAGATACATCTAAATTGGAATAGACAATAGGACTCCTAATAAATCTAGGGAAGGACGACCTGAAGTCCACCCCAAATTTATACCTCCAAATTTCAATATTCATAAAAATGATCTTAACTGAAAAGTTCATCAAAGAATCAGACAGAGAATGTTTTCACTTTCTGGCCTTGATCTGTGTTGCGGGCTGTGCTGTGATTTCAGAACATGATATCTTAAATCTAGTCATGGTCTTGGACCCAAGATCAGATCAATGAAGAAGCCAAATAATGCAGCAGATGCATCAAGAAACATAAACTGAGAATAAGATCAAAGCCAAAAAATGCTTTTGCCAGAAGTTTGAAGATGAAGTGGAAGGAAGAAACAGAGATGCAATGCAATGTCTTCTGAAAATCAAACTCTCGAGAATCAGAAAGCCCGTCTCTAACTTACCAGCACTACAAAACAAATGCTTCTAGTTCCAGATGAAGCTTCAATGTTGATGACTAAAACAATACAAAAGCACATAGTAGCTTCCAAATACACTTCCATAGTTTCAGTCAATCTGCCATTTCATCTCTGATTCTTCAGGATGGGTTTAGGCAAAAACTAACAAAAGAACGAGCTCGAGGCTTCTCCACCAGTTGAGTTTAATGTGCATTGCCAAGAACTTGAAGTCTTAGAAGGCCTACAGGAGTTATAACTTATACTACCCATTAAAATCAGCACTACTAAAGTAACATTCATCAATACTCCACAATCCAGCAGAAACCATTATATAATAATCAAACAGAGAAACTATGTGCAGAAATCACAGCTATCATCATCAAGTACAAAAAGATAGGAAACACTGGTGGCAGTTTGTTAAAAATGAGAATTTTGAGGTTGGATATATCATAAAGGATAAGAGTTCAATTGAGAGAGAGTAGAAAGAAGAAAATCCTTAACTTACTTTTCCACTATATGAATGAACTTTATTCCATGAAAAAAGagaaacatatatatatatatatgaacaaTTAAAACCAGTGAAAGAAGCAAAAATCAGAATCCCTAAAGCAAAGCAGCTATAAACATTTCCAACGCCACGAGGAATTTCGGCACTTGGCGCCAACCCCGAATGAACAATGGTGGTGCAATAAGCCTCTATATCAGTACATCATCCAAAATCAATCAGTAAAAGAGCTAGAGCAATACTATCTCCGTTGAAAAACTGCAAATTGAGCCATGAATCACACTCCAAAACAGGActtcaaaaaaggaaaaatcgTGACACTGAAACGAGAAGCTTTCAATTCACCTAATGAGGAGCAGCTTCAATAACCTTGTACATGTCTGTTGTAACTTCCGTCAGCCACAATCCGGGAAATAAGGTCTGCCAAAATTCAATTATTCAATAAATCATCAGAATCGGAAAAATATCAATCAATGGAACAGTGATGCACGATCAATCAAGCTATGAATAAATTAGGTCAATTCGGAATTTGAGGCTTACGTCCAATTGTTTCTGAACAATCCTCGGCCTCTTCTTCGGTCTGCGGGGCGGCCGGTGACCTACCATCGCGTAGAAATCCTCCTCGACGTCTCGCTTCGATAGCGCCCCTGAGAACTTCTCCCGCTCTCTCTTCTTCCCGCTCGCAGCCGCCGCACCACCGTCCTCACTCTTACGCATCGGCGATTTCTGCCCTGACCGAATCTGAGAGGATCCAGCCGGCCGCGGCAAATCGATTCTGAAACTCTTCCCGCCGCCGACGGCGGCGGAGTCGCCACTGGTTCTGCACGCAGCTCGGCGCGTCCGCAAATTCCAGGGGCAGGAACCCTCGGCCTCGGCAGGAGGAGGCGGGGACGGCTGAGGCagggaggcggcggcggagaccTCCCCTTCCTCGAGGCCGTCCTTGAAGATCGCATCCTTCATCTTATCCGCCGCAGTCTGGAGATCGAGCATCACTTTCTCCCTGGTGGCCGCAATCCCGTTGTCGGCGTCCTCGGAGAATCTGCGGCCGCACGTTTTGGGCGATTCGTTCAGAAAGTCGTCCTGATTCCGCTCCCTGGTGGTGCGGCGCTGCTGGATTGGGTGGTGATCGGAGCCGGCGGCGTGGCGGCGGAGCGGGGAGGTTTGGGCGTCGGAGTTGACCCTCATGCAGCGGAGGATCCGGTGATTGCCCCAGCGGAGGCCGCACGGCATCGTGAAATTGTGCAACGCCTTGGATCGTTCCGTCCCCATAGCCATGAAGATTTTTTGTCACGATCTCGCAcacatacaatacacacacagtCGGGGAGATCTCGGAGCTTCAATTAATCGGAATTTGAGAGGTGATTTGAAGCACGCGAGGGTTTGTTTGCTTATATACGTGTGCTTTTTTTCTCTCGCAATTCTCCTAATTTGCGGTGGGAGCAAAATTATGGGAAAATCGCCGGGAACGGACGGAAGCAACCGATTTTATATACGGAGGTGGAGGGGCGTTTTCGTCATTTCATCGTGTCCGCCCTCTCCTCCCGTAACGTTTTCGAGTTCAATTTTTTTGAGTTGAGCAAATGGCTAGGGTCCGCGGCCTTTTTTGCTAGACTTTTATtccctataaatatattataaattattagGGATATGAATATATGCAAAAATGGTATCATACCAATAATATTAACATATATTGATATAAGAGGTAAATGCGCTACTCAAGAAAATTGCGTTCTACAttgaaaattatattattagaTGAAAATATGTCAATAGGATGTCAATTGGGACTAACCCGCTCAGGTTCGGTCCAATCCACTCAGGTTGTCGGGCTATTAGGGTGCGGGTTGtttgggttgtgaatttttcgggttataaattTTTCGGCCCTAACCTTAACTCTTCGGGTTTCAAGCTAACccacgggctattcgggtcaaaAGTGATCTTATGTGTTACTTTTTATCCAATCCAATATTTTAACTTATAAAAGAACAAATTATCGCAAATAGTAAAGTACTGTCAAAGTGAtcaagagaaagaaaataagagcatccgcagcggtgctcttccgcaaggacggcgtccgtgccgctggcacggcacaCCCATGTCCGTCGTTGTGCTCTTGACAACGGCACGGCTCTGCTTGATACATCGAGCACGTTCGTGCCactgagcagggcgacgtggcgcgtctCTATTGGCTGTtggcattttcattttcttatttttttaaaaaaatcaaaaataataccaaaaactaaaaaaaatactttcggattccaaaaaatatagccgttttattatcgttttttttgaaattttttaaaataatttaatcccaaaatcatctataaatacacacattcatcatccatttgggcgaaattcggccaccaGTAGtggggttttttaattttatgaatttaattatgtaatttttaatttttaggattttaattatgtaatttttaatttttttgtaatttgtaatattattccgggtatttttaatgcattttaatattgtgaaaatgtttttagtaattgaagtatttaaattaaataatggaatggtgggacccttgagcatgttcttgcggaagagcatgaatgtgggtgttgtgctcttggggaagagcatgagtaaaaaagtaataaaagtgggtccgggcccacatccgtgctcttgccaaagagcacggatggggatgctctaatagcgattgaaaattaaaacaaaatagatAAACATATTGCTAATTAGTAGCACACGTGAATCTGACTAAAATTAAATGGAAATCATGCATTGCAAAGGAGTTGAATGACattcttaatttaattgtatacccaaaaaataaattctaagTAGTTAAGAATTATAGTATAGATAGTAGTATGCCAAAAAATAGACTCTATGGAGTTGAATGGCATTCTTCTGCATCAATAACTTTTGAAGCTTCAACCGGATCATTGTCTTTGAGAGGAAAGACGTAATCACGTAATATTGCGTTTAATATGAGTACATATTAATAACATCTATATTCCATATAACCCTAACTTTCAATTTGAGAGAGAAGACATAATTACCATATATACTTCATATAATATTGTAATTACCATATATAGTACATAaaattttagttaaatttttattttaaatgctcAACCCATGGGCTAACCCGCAACCCCCCTATGATTTTATCGGTTTATTCGGGCCGACCCACGATtttccagccctaaccctataattttaaattggaTCAATTGCTCTAGGGATGGGTTTGGATGACCGGCGGATCTAGGGGGCAGGAGCCGGCCATCACAAGAGCCTGATTATCCATTATTGTCACGCCAGAAATAACAAAATCGCCCCCTCCATGCGTAGAAAAATACggattttcaattaatatcatACTGTATTAAAGTTACTATCCTAGTGGTTGTGTTGTTCCACTTTTAACTAAGAAGTCTATGAATCAAGCCTCaagcattttttttctttttttaactaAGAAGTCTATGAATCAAACCATTCAAATACTTTatggatttatatttttatttatttacacaTATTATCTTattatactatttattttttagttaaataatttttttaatatttgatgtATTACATTTTACtacttattaatattataaatacttattttatgtgatttttattgcATAATACTTGTATATCAAAATAAACATTTGAAATACTTACGGAGTCTAAATGTTTACTATTTCACTTACAttacttttatattattatattttatttagtatattaattaatattatcattaaaaattatattaattttttatatatatttaattccgCCCCTCCATATTCTGGTTCTAAATCCGCCACTGTTTGAATCGTAATATTATGGCGAGTTGGCGACCCAGCTCGCGTGCACCCAGTGGCGGCTCTATGTGGGTGCATAGGGGTTTGTGGGACCCCAGCCATTTGATTATTTGAGGTAATTATACAACATTTTATGCAGTAATTAGCTAGTTTAGATTGTTGATCGTATCATCCTGGGTTCGATTCATGTTATTGGCTTATGTGGATTTCTAATTTTTGTAActattttaattctaattacTAGTTTTATTCTTTATGTATTTCTATTAACTAGTTTAATTTATAACAAAGTAATTATTACTGTTGTATACTAATGAATGGATCTAACGGTGagttgagtttgagtttgactTTGAGTTTGTTTTGCTATATGCTGAAGGACAAGTTTATGAtgattattatttcttaatctgTATATATAAAATTGAGCACACGACATTAATTATGCACTGTTTTGATATATCAAAAGGTACAAGTTTTTCTTAATCcaaaaatctagatattttagAAAAGTGGTGATTAATTTATAGAGATGTTAGGATTGTTATACCCAATATCATGTCCCCGGAGAGTACAATTTGATAATATCCTAAGATGTGTTCAAAACAAATTTTATAAAGCGAGTAAACTCGAGCATCTGTAACTTATTACCTGAATAATAAATACTTCCTTCTTCCTAACCTAAGTTAGACACGAGATGTAGATAATTGTGTAATATAGGGGTGGCAAATCATGCGTgttgtgtcgttatcgtgtcgacacgataacaacaaacacgaacacgacccgttaataaaactccaaacacaaacacgaacacgaccctcTACCCTCAGGCATGAACACGACACGAACTCATTAACAacacgaaccacttcgggtcaacacgacacaataacaacacatatatgacaCAACAAAATAACGACACTATAATAAtacgaaaaatgaaaaatctatTTTCAAGCTAATACTAAGTGCTCCATTAGACTAAacctaatttaaattttaaaataaataaaataataataataatatattaatatattaatattatttcttaacgtgtaacacgaacacgacacgaacacgatacgaaattttcgtgtcattatcgtgtcgacacgataaagGCAAGAACCCAATAAGCATTGACACatacccattattttcgtgcgggttcgtgtcgtgttatcgtgtc
Encoded here:
- the LOC121753622 gene encoding uncharacterized protein LOC121753622; the encoded protein is MAMGTERSKALHNFTMPCGLRWGNHRILRCMRVNSDAQTSPLRRHAAGSDHHPIQQRRTTRERNQDDFLNESPKTCGRRFSEDADNGIAATREKVMLDLQTAADKMKDAIFKDGLEEGEVSAAASLPQPSPPPPAEAEGSCPWNLRTRRAACRTSGDSAAVGGGKSFRIDLPRPAGSSQIRSGQKSPMRKSEDGGAAAASGKKREREKFSGALSKRDVEEDFYAMVGHRPPRRPKKRPRIVQKQLDTLFPGLWLTEVTTDMYKVIEAAPH